In Lautropia mirabilis, one DNA window encodes the following:
- the efp gene encoding elongation factor P, producing the protein MKTAQELRVGNVIMIGNDPMVVIKAEYNKSGRNAAVVKLKMKNLLTGSGTESVYRADDKFEIQVLERTEVTYSYFSDPAYVFMDHEYNQYEVDGENMGDALNYLEEGMPCEVVMYNGRAISVELPTTLVREVEYTEPAVRGDTSGKVLKPARIKPTGFEVQVPAFVETGDKIEIDTRNGEYRSRVK; encoded by the coding sequence ATGAAGACCGCCCAGGAACTTCGCGTTGGCAACGTGATCATGATCGGCAACGACCCCATGGTCGTCATCAAGGCCGAATACAACAAATCCGGCCGTAACGCCGCCGTCGTCAAGCTGAAGATGAAGAACCTGCTGACGGGTTCCGGCACGGAAAGCGTCTATCGGGCCGACGACAAGTTCGAGATCCAGGTTCTGGAGCGGACCGAGGTCACCTACTCCTACTTCTCCGACCCCGCCTACGTGTTCATGGACCACGAGTACAACCAGTACGAAGTGGACGGCGAGAACATGGGCGACGCCCTGAACTACCTCGAGGAAGGCATGCCCTGCGAGGTCGTCATGTACAACGGCCGCGCCATCTCGGTGGAACTGCCCACCACCCTGGTGCGTGAAGTGGAATACACCGAACCTGCCGTGCGTGGCGACACCTCCGGCAAAGTGCTCAAGCCTGCCCGCATCAAGCCCACTGGCTTCGAGGTGCAGGTGCCCGCCTTCGTCGAGACCGGCGACAAGATCGAGATCGACACCCGCAACGGCGAATACCGCAGCCGCGTGAAGTAA
- the earP gene encoding elongation factor P maturation arginine rhamnosyltransferase EarP, translating into MSSSRDAATYRPDQRWHLLCQVIDNFGDAGVMWRLARQLHDEHGCHVHLFIDQPEMLERLAPKAERPPVMVSRLDDDAAVGQDADVIVCGFQVRLPQKARAALKTRQRCPPQLIQLEYLSAEDWVADGHGLPSLQPDGLTEHFFNPGFSADTGGLLRERDLLKRRDAFLADPAHKFQWLTAHGILPDFPDHATADTPSPAGRPLLASVLCYPSAPLLSWLTTWLNQPALPPLHLLLPGADTQPWLQSLVPLAQAHPHRLRLSPLPFLPQTEFDPLLWCCDLNLVRGEDSWLRALWAGIPWLWQAYPQDDAAHLQKLDAFLTRITPWLADEPAFLAWQRALRAWNQTPGHDANDLVAWLQNPCAAALSRRLASATAAHVPDLASSLMAFAQAKRTA; encoded by the coding sequence ATGAGTTCTTCGCGCGACGCAGCCACGTACCGCCCCGACCAGCGCTGGCACCTGCTGTGCCAGGTCATCGACAACTTCGGCGATGCGGGCGTGATGTGGCGACTGGCCCGGCAGCTGCACGACGAACATGGCTGCCATGTCCATCTCTTCATCGACCAGCCCGAAATGCTGGAGCGACTGGCCCCCAAGGCTGAACGCCCGCCTGTCATGGTCAGCCGGCTGGATGACGATGCTGCCGTGGGCCAGGACGCAGACGTGATCGTCTGCGGCTTTCAGGTGCGGCTGCCCCAGAAGGCGCGGGCAGCGCTGAAGACCCGCCAGCGCTGCCCTCCGCAGCTCATCCAGCTGGAGTACCTGAGCGCCGAGGACTGGGTGGCCGACGGCCACGGCCTGCCCAGCCTGCAACCGGACGGCCTGACCGAGCACTTCTTCAACCCCGGCTTCTCGGCCGATACCGGCGGCCTGCTGCGCGAACGCGACCTGCTGAAACGTCGCGATGCCTTCCTGGCCGATCCTGCCCACAAATTCCAGTGGCTGACAGCCCACGGCATCCTCCCGGATTTTCCCGATCATGCAACAGCGGACACGCCATCCCCCGCTGGCCGACCGTTGCTGGCCAGTGTCCTGTGCTACCCGTCTGCACCGCTGCTGTCATGGCTCACCACCTGGCTGAATCAGCCGGCACTGCCGCCGCTGCACCTGCTGCTGCCCGGCGCTGACACCCAGCCCTGGCTGCAGTCCCTGGTCCCGCTAGCCCAGGCACATCCCCACCGCCTGCGGCTCTCGCCCCTGCCCTTCCTTCCCCAGACCGAATTCGACCCCCTGCTGTGGTGCTGCGACCTGAACCTTGTGCGCGGAGAGGATTCCTGGCTTCGCGCCCTGTGGGCCGGCATTCCTTGGCTGTGGCAGGCCTACCCCCAGGATGACGCCGCCCACCTGCAGAAGCTGGATGCCTTCCTGACCCGCATCACCCCTTGGCTGGCCGATGAACCTGCCTTCCTTGCCTGGCAGCGCGCCCTGCGCGCCTGGAACCAGACTCCCGGCCACGACGCCAACGATCTGGTGGCCTGGCTGCAAAATCCCTGTGCCGCAGCCCTGTCCAGACGACTGGCCAGCGCCACCGCCGCCCACGTCCCCGACCTGGCAAGCAGCCTGATGGCATTTGCGCAGGCAAAGCGGACGGCGTGA
- a CDS encoding putative toxin-antitoxin system toxin component, PIN family, with the protein MPRLVIDTNIWLDLLVFHDPRVQALQDGLASGHYRAIGTHAMRAELAVVLARPQFRLDESQQQAALARWDALTEEVAVVPPCNLSCRDPDDRKFLDLAVAHRVDWLLSKDRALLAARRFAQRRFGLNIGTLEQMLKQEQAAALEERP; encoded by the coding sequence ATGCCCCGTCTCGTCATCGACACCAACATCTGGCTCGACCTGCTCGTCTTCCATGATCCGCGCGTGCAGGCGCTGCAGGACGGATTGGCGAGCGGCCATTACCGGGCCATCGGCACCCATGCCATGCGCGCCGAGCTGGCCGTGGTACTGGCCCGCCCCCAGTTCCGACTGGACGAAAGCCAGCAGCAGGCGGCGCTGGCCCGCTGGGATGCGCTGACCGAAGAAGTGGCCGTGGTACCGCCCTGCAACCTCAGCTGCCGCGACCCTGACGACCGCAAGTTCCTGGATCTGGCCGTGGCCCACCGCGTGGACTGGCTGCTCTCGAAGGATCGGGCCCTGCTGGCCGCCCGCCGCTTTGCCCAGCGCCGCTTCGGGCTGAACATCGGCACACTGGAGCAGATGCTGAAACAGGAGCAGGCCGCTGCCCTGGAAGAACGCCCATGA
- the yaaA gene encoding peroxide stress protein YaaA, whose translation MKIVLSPAKALDYTTPALDVPASLPAFPEQTRALVDILRGYDEVALSGLMSISAALSRENVARYQRFSDTFDETNSRPALYAFNGDVYDGLSARTLTRAEAERANGLVRILSGLYGVLRPFDLMQPYRLEMGTKLPNPAGKDLYAFWRERITATLNQALADDPHPVLVNLASDEYFSAVDVKRLEHPVLKIAFEEWRDDAKSPEGGKWKVVSFNAKRARGMMTRYAIDIDAKQPADLRGFDRDGYALDEAASSDDRWVFRRRDWPPAK comes from the coding sequence ATGAAGATAGTTCTTTCCCCTGCCAAGGCGCTGGACTACACCACGCCTGCACTCGACGTGCCGGCCAGCCTGCCGGCCTTTCCCGAGCAGACCCGCGCGCTGGTCGACATCCTGCGTGGCTATGACGAAGTGGCGCTGTCCGGACTGATGTCCATCAGCGCGGCGCTGTCGCGCGAGAACGTGGCCCGCTACCAGCGTTTCTCGGACACCTTCGACGAGACCAACAGCCGCCCGGCGCTCTATGCCTTCAACGGTGATGTCTACGACGGTCTGTCGGCCCGCACGCTGACACGGGCCGAGGCCGAGCGGGCCAATGGGCTCGTGCGCATCCTGTCCGGGCTCTATGGTGTGCTGCGGCCCTTCGACCTGATGCAGCCCTACCGGCTGGAGATGGGTACGAAGCTGCCCAACCCGGCGGGCAAGGATCTGTACGCCTTCTGGCGTGAGCGCATCACGGCCACGCTCAACCAGGCGCTGGCGGACGATCCGCATCCGGTGCTGGTCAACCTGGCCTCGGACGAGTACTTCAGTGCCGTGGACGTGAAGCGGCTGGAGCATCCGGTGCTGAAGATCGCGTTCGAGGAATGGCGTGATGACGCCAAATCGCCCGAAGGCGGCAAGTGGAAGGTGGTTTCCTTCAATGCCAAGCGGGCGCGCGGCATGATGACCCGCTACGCCATCGACATCGACGCGAAACAGCCAGCCGATCTGCGTGGCTTTGATCGTGACGGCTACGCGCTGGACGAGGCCGCTTCCAGCGATGACCGCTGGGTGTTCCGCCGGCGGGACTGGCCCCCGGCGAAATAG